The Devosia sp. MC521 genome has a segment encoding these proteins:
- a CDS encoding prepilin peptidase produces the protein MSYFGIFYFPALMFFAAISDLFTMRIPNWLVLAVGLAFFPAAIIAQMPWEAIGIHVLCAFAVLVVAFGLFALNVIGGGDAKFAAATVLWLGAGQVLPYLVYASVFGGILTILILFLRSLPLEVWITRYEWLSRLHNRKNGVPYGIALAIAAVFVYPETLIYNLLVQS, from the coding sequence TTGTCTTACTTTGGAATTTTCTATTTTCCAGCCTTGATGTTTTTTGCCGCTATTTCGGATCTGTTCACGATGCGGATCCCGAATTGGCTGGTGTTGGCCGTAGGGCTTGCGTTCTTCCCCGCTGCGATCATTGCCCAAATGCCCTGGGAGGCGATTGGCATTCATGTGCTGTGCGCCTTTGCGGTCTTGGTCGTGGCCTTTGGTCTCTTTGCCCTCAACGTAATTGGTGGTGGTGATGCCAAGTTTGCAGCCGCAACTGTACTGTGGTTGGGCGCCGGGCAAGTGCTGCCATATCTCGTCTACGCTAGTGTATTTGGTGGCATCCTAACTATCCTCATTTTGTTCTTAAGATCACTCCCTCTCGAGGTGTGGATCACTCGGTATGAATGGCTGAGTCGATTGCATAACCGGAAGAACGGGGTGCCTTATGGCATTGCATTGGCAATTGCCGCAGTTTTTGTTTACCCCGAAACTTTGATCTACAATCTCCTGGTTCAAAGCTGA
- a CDS encoding type II and III secretion system protein family protein, protein MKTANTNRSLSGRAATLAFGLGVAMLSATGLSPVQAQSQAQIAIQPSAYGAVRPLSIERNKSLIVDLPAGVAEVVVSQPEIAAAIMRTRTRAIVQGMSSGKTNIFFLDDAGRTIQVLDIAINEAESAVGAALQTALARVLPNSNIRVESVPGLDGSSRVVLTGNVRSGEDRERATAVATQFAGSADNVANILDVAGAQQVMLQVTVSEVKRDVAKQFGINFGAAFNVGTANLLQFATTLVDSESPYGLNARFSDNGNSVLGVIRALEDKGALRVLAQPTLTAISGEEAKFLAGGELPYYSYDPAEGGDGGEGNRLQRTVVFKPYGVELSFEPVVKSNGVIGLKVDTSVSEPQADFSLTKRQASTSVELPSGMTLAIGGLLQESTSQNIKQFPLLGDIPILGALFRSREFQTQQTELVILVTPYLVNAAPAGTLAVPTDKFAMSGDAEAIFLGRIEHQYGVGSTGEFRGGFSGNVGFVLD, encoded by the coding sequence ATGAAAACGGCCAACACAAATCGATCATTGTCCGGTAGAGCGGCGACACTGGCCTTCGGGCTGGGTGTCGCGATGTTGTCGGCAACGGGTCTGTCGCCTGTTCAAGCGCAATCACAGGCGCAAATCGCCATTCAACCCAGCGCCTATGGGGCCGTCCGCCCCTTGAGCATCGAACGTAACAAATCTCTGATCGTCGACTTGCCCGCGGGTGTCGCGGAGGTGGTGGTCTCGCAGCCCGAGATCGCTGCCGCGATTATGCGCACCAGAACCAGAGCCATCGTGCAGGGCATGTCTTCGGGCAAGACCAACATCTTCTTCCTTGATGACGCTGGACGGACCATCCAGGTGCTCGATATTGCGATCAACGAGGCGGAGTCGGCGGTTGGAGCTGCGCTTCAAACCGCGCTGGCGCGTGTCTTGCCAAACTCCAACATTCGCGTGGAATCCGTTCCGGGTCTCGATGGGTCCAGCCGGGTCGTCCTGACGGGCAACGTCCGCTCGGGTGAAGATCGTGAACGGGCCACCGCTGTTGCCACTCAATTCGCTGGATCTGCGGATAACGTCGCCAATATCTTGGACGTGGCGGGAGCCCAGCAGGTGATGCTGCAGGTCACCGTTTCCGAAGTGAAGCGCGATGTGGCCAAGCAATTCGGCATAAACTTTGGTGCTGCCTTCAATGTTGGAACGGCCAACCTCCTGCAATTCGCAACTACTCTGGTGGATAGTGAAAGCCCATATGGCTTGAATGCAAGGTTCTCTGACAATGGTAATTCGGTCTTAGGCGTTATCCGGGCGCTTGAGGATAAGGGGGCGCTCAGGGTTCTGGCGCAGCCGACACTGACAGCCATTTCAGGCGAAGAAGCCAAGTTCCTCGCTGGTGGCGAACTTCCGTATTACTCCTATGATCCCGCAGAGGGTGGCGACGGCGGCGAAGGCAACAGATTGCAGCGGACCGTCGTATTTAAGCCTTATGGTGTCGAGCTCTCGTTCGAGCCTGTGGTGAAATCGAATGGGGTGATCGGGCTCAAGGTCGATACTTCGGTGTCTGAACCGCAAGCGGATTTCTCGCTCACCAAGCGGCAAGCCTCCACCTCGGTTGAGCTGCCGAGCGGCATGACGCTCGCCATCGGCGGCCTTCTGCAAGAGAGCACCAGCCAGAACATCAAACAGTTCCCGCTCTTGGGTGATATTCCTATCCTCGGCGCGCTGTTCCGGTCCCGCGAGTTCCAGACGCAACAGACCGAATTGGTGATCTTGGTTACCCCTTACCTCGTCAACGCGGCTCCCGCAGGCACTCTTGCGGTGCCGACCGACAAGTTCGCCATGAGCGGCGATGCAGAGGCGATCTTCCTCGGGCGTATTGAACATCAATACGGGGTCGGATCGACGGGTGAGTTCCGAGGCGGTTTCAGCGGCAATGTTGGCTTCGTTCTCGATTGA
- a CDS encoding type II secretion system F family protein: protein MDIIALVTQREFLIAALAAISATAAVFTFGSSLLVKQELKGRIQRVALEREKMRAQEMSRLRGSSAAVADRSSIRRDDNTKAYMRKAVDRFDLRKAFQDENTLDQLSMAGLRGPAELTKYLFVRFTTPVAVLLFAIFYLVVVAPGDRPMYLSLAYSVAIGVVGAYLPVLLLKNKIQKRQASIRRAWPDVLDLMLLCVEAGMSMEHAIKRVAKEIGGQSPQLAEELTLTNAELSFLEDRSRAYENLGRRTGLDNVRAVMTALIQADRYGTSVGQALRVMAEEGREARMMEAEKKAAALPPKLTVPLILFLLPVLFIVVLSPAMIKVFTGSVASTVGGG, encoded by the coding sequence GTGGACATCATCGCGCTTGTAACCCAACGCGAGTTTTTGATTGCGGCCCTTGCTGCCATCTCGGCGACGGCTGCGGTGTTTACCTTTGGGTCCAGTCTTCTGGTCAAGCAGGAGCTCAAAGGGCGCATTCAGCGCGTGGCACTGGAGCGCGAGAAAATGCGGGCCCAGGAGATGTCTCGGTTGCGTGGGAGCTCTGCGGCAGTAGCCGACCGAAGTTCGATCCGCCGCGATGACAATACAAAGGCCTATATGCGCAAGGCCGTCGACAGATTTGATCTGCGGAAAGCCTTCCAGGACGAAAATACGCTCGACCAGCTGTCCATGGCTGGACTGCGTGGTCCGGCCGAGTTGACCAAATATCTCTTCGTGCGGTTCACGACACCGGTTGCCGTATTGCTGTTTGCGATCTTCTACTTAGTCGTCGTAGCGCCTGGTGATCGACCCATGTATCTGAGCCTCGCCTACTCCGTTGCGATTGGGGTCGTCGGCGCCTACTTGCCAGTGCTATTGTTGAAAAACAAAATCCAGAAGCGCCAAGCCTCTATCCGTCGCGCATGGCCAGATGTGTTGGACTTGATGCTGTTGTGCGTTGAGGCTGGCATGTCCATGGAGCACGCCATAAAGCGCGTTGCCAAGGAAATCGGCGGTCAGTCACCGCAGCTTGCCGAAGAACTGACGCTGACCAATGCCGAGCTATCATTTCTGGAAGATCGCTCACGCGCCTATGAAAACCTCGGCCGACGCACAGGGCTCGACAACGTTAGGGCGGTCATGACCGCACTTATTCAGGCCGATCGCTATGGCACCTCTGTAGGTCAGGCTTTGCGTGTCATGGCTGAAGAAGGGCGTGAAGCGCGTATGATGGAAGCGGAGAAGAAGGCAGCCGCATTGCCGCCGAAACTAACCGTGCCGCTCATCCTCTTCCTGCTGCCCGTATTGTTTATCGTGGTCCTGTCGCCAGCAATGATCAAAGTCTTCACTGGCAGCGTCGCAAGCACGGTCGGCGGCGGCTAA
- a CDS encoding TadE/TadG family type IV pilus assembly protein: protein MRARSKLRSLVAKTLSNENGVAAVEFALAMPIMLVLYLGSVEGSTLIILDRKVQTAASALGDLVARTNGTLSQGTLEDYFQAASGIMHPYDSTTVVQTIAGVEVSAAGEAVVKWSKQYTDGQIVPAEGFTIELPQEMTDLALGRVVIVAETSYEYSPSFAVVVDQTVQLHRTSYHIPRTTTGVIVSP from the coding sequence ATGCGCGCGCGCTCCAAACTCCGCTCTCTCGTCGCCAAAACCTTATCGAACGAGAACGGCGTTGCCGCTGTTGAGTTTGCGCTCGCGATGCCGATCATGCTCGTTCTCTATCTGGGCTCAGTCGAGGGCAGCACGCTCATCATCTTGGACCGCAAAGTCCAAACTGCGGCCAGTGCTCTCGGTGATCTTGTAGCGCGTACCAATGGCACGCTCTCTCAGGGGACTTTGGAAGACTATTTCCAGGCGGCCAGTGGCATTATGCATCCCTACGACAGCACAACTGTCGTTCAGACAATTGCCGGCGTTGAAGTGTCAGCGGCCGGAGAGGCTGTGGTCAAATGGTCTAAGCAGTATACCGACGGCCAAATCGTGCCCGCAGAGGGTTTTACAATAGAACTACCGCAAGAGATGACGGATCTCGCTCTTGGCCGTGTGGTCATCGTCGCTGAAACCAGCTATGAATACAGCCCGAGCTTTGCTGTCGTTGTCGATCAGACGGTGCAACTGCACCGCACCAGCTATCACATCCCCCGCACCACCACGGGTGTGATCGTCTCCCCATAG
- the cpaB gene encoding Flp pilus assembly protein CpaB, producing the protein MRPARIILIAVALIAGGLAAILVTRGGSTPEPSAPQAVATQIVPEAKVQVLVASRGIGVGERLLAESTQWQDWPEQALRPEFVTVTAMPEAQTELIGAIARFELFPGEPIREAKLVRSDSGYLSAVLAPGKRGVSVAVSPVSSAGGFVVPNDHVDVVLTTPTDLGQQSELILSDVRVLAIGTRLGEMGQSGGSEDPNNTTPPTTFVSDTIATLELDPGQAETLINSSTRGQLSLTLRSVADFNRSDEQRFGSNQPVRLIRYGREQNVVTSAGQVSPVPAETAYDSASLPEVQTGPAAPQVLPQ; encoded by the coding sequence ATGAGACCGGCGCGAATCATTCTCATTGCTGTCGCGTTGATTGCCGGTGGCCTCGCCGCCATCTTGGTTACCCGCGGCGGCAGCACACCTGAGCCGTCTGCGCCGCAGGCAGTTGCCACTCAAATTGTTCCTGAAGCGAAGGTGCAGGTGCTTGTCGCAAGCCGTGGGATCGGCGTGGGTGAACGCCTGCTCGCCGAGAGCACCCAATGGCAGGATTGGCCTGAACAGGCGCTGCGGCCCGAGTTTGTGACCGTGACAGCCATGCCAGAGGCACAGACGGAACTCATCGGTGCAATCGCGCGGTTTGAACTCTTCCCGGGTGAGCCAATTCGTGAAGCCAAACTGGTACGATCCGATAGCGGATATTTGTCGGCTGTGCTGGCACCAGGAAAGCGCGGCGTTTCGGTGGCGGTCTCTCCAGTGTCGAGCGCTGGCGGCTTTGTCGTACCGAATGATCATGTCGACGTTGTGCTCACCACCCCGACCGACCTTGGGCAACAGTCAGAACTGATCCTTTCCGATGTTCGCGTTTTGGCTATTGGCACGCGCCTCGGCGAGATGGGGCAGTCTGGGGGCAGTGAGGACCCCAATAACACCACCCCGCCCACGACCTTCGTGTCAGACACGATTGCCACCTTAGAGCTGGACCCGGGACAGGCGGAAACGCTGATTAATTCCTCGACCCGTGGCCAGTTAAGCCTGACGCTCAGATCGGTCGCTGACTTTAATCGGTCCGATGAGCAACGCTTTGGATCCAACCAGCCTGTTCGTCTGATCCGCTACGGGCGCGAACAGAACGTTGTAACCAGTGCGGGGCAAGTGTCGCCCGTCCCTGCTGAAACCGCTTATGACTCCGCCAGCCTGCCAGAGGTTCAAACTGGTCCCGCCGCTCCGCAAGTTTTGCCGCAGTGA
- a CDS encoding pilus assembly protein N-terminal domain-containing protein codes for MPRTLATTLLIIAVSIPFPIMAQDGSPITVQANMARVLRINAPAATVIVGNPGVADVTIQDPQTLVLTGKSYGQTNLIILDAMGEPIADTLVEVTQLQAGVMTVYQGLNRTSLSCAPVCQPVVMMGDDANFSGQALASAQLVQSAAN; via the coding sequence ATGCCCCGCACACTCGCAACTACTCTGCTTATCATTGCCGTGAGCATTCCATTCCCCATTATGGCCCAAGACGGCTCACCCATTACTGTACAAGCAAATATGGCGCGCGTTCTGCGCATCAATGCACCAGCCGCGACGGTCATCGTTGGCAACCCCGGCGTTGCAGACGTGACGATCCAAGATCCTCAAACTTTGGTTCTCACCGGTAAAAGCTACGGCCAAACCAATCTCATCATCCTAGACGCCATGGGCGAACCGATTGCGGACACGCTTGTAGAGGTCACGCAATTGCAGGCTGGGGTGATGACAGTTTATCAGGGGCTCAATCGGACCAGCCTGTCCTGCGCCCCGGTGTGTCAACCTGTCGTCATGATGGGCGACGATGCCAATTTCTCCGGACAGGCACTGGCCTCCGCGCAATTGGTCCAATCAGCGGCCAATTGA
- a CDS encoding HAD family phosphatase, with amino-acid sequence MDDHIIPVFDLGGVFVDWNPMYLFRKLFETEEDAQWFHETICTSDWNLEFDAGEKYSEGVAKLVTRFPKYWREIQAFDTRWKETFGPFIQGTIDIHNELIEQDVPTFAITNFSWEKWMTCLGEWPFLEKFDGVVVSGLERLVKPDPRIYRTFCDRYALAPDSCVFIDDSEPNIVAARKFGMKGIHFKDPGQLRSELITLGLPLKA; translated from the coding sequence ATGGACGACCACATTATTCCCGTATTCGATCTGGGCGGCGTATTCGTCGACTGGAACCCTATGTACCTGTTCCGCAAGCTCTTTGAGACTGAAGAAGACGCGCAGTGGTTCCACGAGACGATCTGCACCAGCGATTGGAACTTGGAGTTCGACGCCGGCGAAAAATATTCTGAAGGCGTTGCCAAGCTCGTTACTCGCTTTCCAAAATACTGGCGCGAAATTCAAGCCTTTGACACGCGCTGGAAAGAGACCTTTGGTCCCTTCATTCAGGGTACTATCGACATCCACAACGAACTGATTGAACAGGACGTCCCAACCTTTGCCATTACCAACTTCTCTTGGGAGAAGTGGATGACCTGCTTGGGTGAATGGCCGTTCCTCGAAAAGTTCGATGGCGTTGTCGTCTCAGGGCTCGAAAGACTGGTCAAACCCGATCCACGCATCTACCGCACCTTCTGTGATCGTTATGCTCTCGCCCCAGACAGCTGCGTTTTCATCGACGATAGCGAACCCAACATCGTTGCCGCACGCAAGTTTGGCATGAAGGGTATCCATTTCAAGGACCCTGGCCAATTGCGGTCGGAACTGATCACCCTGGGCCTGCCCCTAAAGGCCTAA
- a CDS encoding AAA family ATPase, translating to MSFLTPDKAKTEEVAAEIATGARLVPRITAQAFCENTQTAQLVEAVLQDRRMSKVALTTHNGGVEGAIETYKSNPTPNLIIVESTLTPGAIVAALGRLSEVCDAATRVIVLGHVNDVLLYRELIRNGISEYVVLPASPQELVAAITDIYVAEGAAPIGRTIGFVSAKGGAGSSTVAHNVAWAIASSLRQDCLVIDMDLPFGTAGLNFNQDPPHGLGDAMLASQKVDQTMLDRLMSKAANHISLLAAPASLDQTWDFGERDFEQVIEICQKSVPVIILDIPHVWNSWTRQTLASVDEVVVVAEPDLANLRNAKNLSDAIKIMRPTEAAPKLVMNKVGIPKRPEINPNEFATSVECSLIGQIGFDAHLFGTAANNGQMIAEVQASNKINDIYRSIGFQVTGRAVGQAGGKGGSLLNLSTLFKKRA from the coding sequence ATGAGTTTCCTGACGCCGGATAAAGCAAAGACTGAAGAGGTGGCGGCAGAGATCGCAACTGGCGCTCGGCTCGTGCCGCGCATCACTGCCCAGGCATTTTGCGAGAACACGCAGACAGCACAGCTTGTCGAAGCCGTTCTACAAGATCGACGCATGTCTAAAGTCGCGCTGACCACGCACAACGGTGGCGTTGAAGGGGCGATAGAGACTTACAAGTCGAACCCGACGCCAAACTTGATCATTGTGGAATCGACACTCACACCTGGCGCGATCGTTGCGGCATTGGGGCGCCTGTCTGAGGTGTGTGACGCGGCAACACGAGTCATCGTACTCGGGCATGTCAATGACGTGCTCTTGTATCGTGAGCTGATCCGCAACGGCATTTCGGAATATGTGGTTCTGCCGGCTAGCCCTCAGGAACTGGTCGCGGCTATTACCGACATCTATGTCGCAGAGGGCGCGGCGCCTATCGGGCGAACGATTGGCTTTGTTTCCGCCAAGGGCGGGGCCGGGAGTTCAACTGTCGCGCATAACGTCGCTTGGGCAATCGCCTCCTCGCTCCGTCAGGATTGCCTCGTTATCGATATGGATTTGCCGTTTGGCACGGCAGGGCTGAACTTCAACCAAGATCCGCCCCATGGTTTGGGTGATGCAATGTTGGCCAGCCAAAAGGTCGATCAAACCATGCTTGATCGCCTGATGAGCAAGGCGGCTAACCACATCAGCCTGCTCGCTGCTCCGGCATCGCTTGATCAGACGTGGGATTTTGGCGAACGCGACTTCGAGCAGGTCATCGAGATCTGCCAGAAATCGGTACCCGTGATCATCTTGGATATTCCGCATGTGTGGAATAGCTGGACACGGCAGACATTGGCTTCGGTTGATGAAGTTGTGGTCGTGGCCGAGCCCGATCTGGCCAATTTGCGCAACGCTAAGAATTTGTCTGATGCGATCAAGATCATGCGCCCAACAGAGGCAGCACCCAAGTTGGTGATGAACAAAGTTGGCATACCGAAGCGTCCGGAGATCAATCCGAACGAGTTCGCGACGTCGGTGGAATGTTCGCTGATCGGGCAGATCGGCTTTGATGCACATCTGTTTGGTACAGCGGCGAACAATGGCCAGATGATCGCTGAAGTACAAGCATCCAACAAGATTAACGACATCTACCGTAGCATTGGCTTTCAGGTGACTGGTCGCGCAGTGGGGCAGGCAGGGGGGAAGGGCGGGTCACTGCTCAACCTATCCACCCTGTTCAAAAAGCGCGCCTAA
- a CDS encoding Flp family type IVb pilin, with product MKIFARFAKDESGATAIEYGLIAALVAVGIIAGASLLGNNLGSLFNNIGGRLGNVQVPG from the coding sequence ATGAAGATTTTTGCACGTTTTGCTAAGGACGAGTCCGGCGCAACCGCTATTGAATACGGCCTGATTGCGGCGCTTGTGGCCGTAGGGATCATTGCCGGTGCTTCTTTGCTTGGAAACAACCTAGGTTCGCTGTTTAATAATATCGGCGGCCGTCTTGGAAACGTTCAGGTGCCAGGATAA
- a CDS encoding type II secretion system F family protein: protein MTTSVLLIILFVVVAGALALAFVPAAAGGQRAKQRLKVYQGDVSINRRVAGESRVRDNRRKTVQQALKAQQDELKANRRLTIPAMLFQAGMTTTPAAYIRNSIIFGVVLFGLLVVAQVPFYFAAIIAAAGGYLGPRFYVMRKRRKYQDRFLDELPNAIEAIVRGVKTGLPLNDTVRVVAKDTKEPVRSEFGRILDQQAFGFSMQESIQILLERVPLPEVNFFVVVITVQQQSGGNLSEALSNLARVLRNRKKMKAKVKAMSSEAKASAAIIGALPIVVAVLISVVSPAYLAPLFTTPVGNVCLAIAVFMLSAGVFVMHRMVQFEI from the coding sequence ATGACCACAAGCGTGCTGCTCATCATTTTGTTCGTTGTTGTTGCCGGTGCATTGGCCTTGGCGTTTGTCCCCGCGGCCGCGGGTGGCCAGCGCGCAAAGCAGCGCCTCAAGGTCTATCAAGGTGATGTCTCCATCAATCGGCGCGTTGCCGGGGAGAGCCGTGTCCGGGATAATCGGCGCAAAACGGTGCAGCAGGCGCTCAAGGCGCAGCAGGATGAGTTGAAAGCCAACCGCCGGTTGACCATCCCAGCCATGTTGTTTCAGGCGGGAATGACCACGACACCCGCTGCCTATATTCGCAACTCGATTATCTTCGGTGTTGTGCTTTTTGGGCTTTTGGTTGTGGCGCAGGTGCCGTTTTATTTTGCGGCCATCATTGCTGCCGCGGGTGGGTATCTAGGTCCACGCTTTTACGTCATGCGTAAGCGCCGCAAATATCAAGATCGGTTCTTGGACGAATTACCCAATGCCATTGAAGCGATTGTCCGTGGCGTTAAAACGGGTCTGCCGCTCAATGATACGGTGCGTGTTGTCGCCAAGGACACCAAGGAACCAGTTCGCTCTGAGTTCGGTCGCATCTTGGATCAGCAGGCTTTCGGCTTCTCGATGCAAGAGTCCATTCAGATCCTGTTGGAGCGCGTGCCTCTGCCTGAGGTGAATTTCTTCGTTGTGGTTATCACCGTGCAGCAACAGTCTGGCGGTAACCTCTCAGAAGCCCTGAGCAATTTGGCGCGAGTTCTGCGCAACCGCAAAAAGATGAAAGCCAAGGTCAAGGCAATGTCGTCTGAAGCCAAGGCATCGGCGGCGATTATCGGCGCGCTGCCAATTGTTGTGGCCGTTCTGATCTCCGTTGTGTCGCCGGCCTATCTGGCCCCACTTTTCACGACACCCGTTGGCAATGTGTGTTTGGCCATTGCTGTGTTCATGCTGAGTGCAGGCGTTTTTGTCATGCACCGCATGGTTCAGTTCGAGATCTAG
- a CDS encoding TadE/TadG family type IV pilus assembly protein, producing MVRASSRRKLLYAALRDTRGATAVEFALLAIPFFGLIAAILQTSLVFISSQVLESAVIDASRYVRIGEAQKQGTAEYKKQICDRLYGLFGDCQDMHLRVDTIQTFKSTAPTIPVDITCPAECDWTTPETWAPGGASSVVMVQAYFRYPVPIPLGPLSIANLADGTRLIGSTFVFMNEPF from the coding sequence ATGGTGCGAGCCAGCTCACGGCGCAAACTTCTCTATGCCGCACTCCGCGACACGCGTGGCGCGACCGCCGTGGAGTTTGCTCTGTTGGCCATCCCGTTTTTTGGGCTTATCGCTGCCATCTTACAAACCTCCCTGGTCTTCATATCCAGCCAAGTCCTTGAAAGCGCGGTCATCGACGCATCGCGCTATGTACGCATTGGAGAGGCGCAAAAACAGGGCACAGCCGAATACAAAAAGCAGATATGTGACCGCCTTTATGGGCTCTTCGGCGATTGTCAGGACATGCATCTGCGCGTCGATACGATCCAGACCTTTAAAAGCACCGCTCCAACAATACCCGTCGACATCACCTGCCCAGCCGAGTGCGATTGGACCACACCAGAAACTTGGGCCCCAGGAGGGGCGTCCAGCGTTGTCATGGTACAAGCCTACTTCCGCTATCCCGTTCCGATCCCCCTTGGCCCTTTGAGCATCGCTAACCTAGCGGATGGGACGCGCCTCATTGGCTCGACGTTCGTCTTTATGAACGAGCCCTTCTGA
- a CDS encoding CpaF family protein: MFGKRTTFGGNTPGVSELPRPIASPPPGAVSSPAQRRQPDADSSASRAKSTDDVLDVKAQAENPRAKEYFSTKSAIFNALIDSIDLSQLATMESQSAREEIRDIVSEIIALKSIAMSIAEQEDLLEDICNDVLGYGPLEPLLARDDIADIMVNGSQRCYIEVGGKVRLTNVRFRDDAHLMNVCQRIVSQVGRRVDEGSPICDARLPDGSRVNVIAPPLAIDGAALTIRKFKKDKLTLQQLVKYGSISSEGAEVLRILGRVRANILISGGTGSGKTTLLNCLTAFIEKDERVITCEDSAELQLQQPHVVRLETRPPNLEGEGEITMRDLIKNCLRMRPERIIVGEVRGPESFDLLQAMNTGHDGSMGTLHANSPREALSRLESMITMGGYSLPSRTIREMIVSSIDVIVQAARLRDGSRRITHITEVLGMEGDVIVTQDIFTYDIMGEDANGMLLGRHHSTGITKPQFTERARYFNEEANLVEALEASNIEHREMASK, encoded by the coding sequence ATGTTTGGCAAGCGAACGACATTTGGCGGCAATACGCCCGGAGTTTCTGAGCTCCCGCGTCCAATCGCCAGCCCGCCACCGGGAGCGGTGTCGTCCCCTGCGCAACGCCGCCAGCCTGACGCAGACAGCTCTGCCAGTCGTGCGAAGAGTACGGACGACGTTCTCGACGTCAAAGCACAGGCTGAAAACCCGCGAGCCAAGGAATATTTCTCGACCAAGTCAGCGATCTTTAATGCGCTGATTGACTCGATTGACCTGAGCCAGTTGGCGACGATGGAGAGCCAGTCGGCGCGCGAGGAAATTCGCGACATCGTCTCCGAAATCATTGCGCTGAAATCCATCGCGATGTCGATTGCCGAGCAGGAAGATCTGCTTGAAGACATTTGCAACGACGTGCTGGGTTACGGCCCGCTCGAGCCGCTGCTCGCACGCGATGACATTGCCGATATCATGGTGAACGGCTCGCAGCGCTGTTACATCGAAGTCGGCGGCAAGGTCCGGCTGACAAACGTGCGCTTCCGCGATGATGCGCATTTGATGAATGTCTGCCAGCGTATCGTGTCGCAGGTCGGTCGCCGTGTCGATGAAGGCTCGCCAATTTGCGACGCGCGCTTGCCTGACGGGTCGCGTGTGAACGTTATCGCGCCGCCTCTTGCCATTGACGGCGCAGCGCTGACCATTCGTAAATTTAAAAAGGACAAGCTCACCCTTCAGCAGCTGGTCAAATACGGCTCTATTTCCTCTGAGGGCGCGGAAGTGCTGCGTATTCTGGGCCGCGTGCGTGCCAATATTTTGATCTCAGGCGGCACGGGTTCGGGCAAGACCACACTGCTCAACTGTTTGACAGCCTTCATCGAAAAAGATGAGCGGGTGATTACCTGCGAAGACTCGGCCGAATTGCAACTGCAGCAACCACACGTTGTCCGCCTTGAAACGCGTCCTCCGAACTTGGAGGGGGAAGGCGAGATCACCATGCGTGATCTTATCAAGAATTGTCTGCGTATGCGCCCTGAACGCATCATCGTGGGCGAAGTGCGTGGTCCGGAGTCCTTCGATCTCCTGCAGGCGATGAACACGGGCCACGATGGCTCTATGGGCACTCTGCACGCCAACTCGCCGAGAGAGGCGCTTTCGCGTTTGGAATCGATGATCACCATGGGCGGCTACTCGCTGCCGAGCCGCACCATTCGCGAAATGATCGTGTCTTCGATCGACGTGATCGTTCAGGCCGCGCGACTACGCGATGGTTCGCGCCGCATCACCCACATTACCGAAGTGCTGGGCATGGAAGGGGATGTGATCGTGACACAGGATATCTTCACCTATGACATCATGGGTGAAGACGCGAACGGCATGCTCCTCGGGCGTCACCATTCGACCGGTATTACCAAGCCTCAATTCACGGAACGCGCGCGCTACTTCAACGAAGAGGCCAACTTGGTGGAAGCCTTGGAGGCGTCCAACATTGAGCATCGCGAAATGGCGAGTAAGTAG